One stretch of Streptomyces sp. NBC_01142 DNA includes these proteins:
- a CDS encoding lysine N(6)-hydroxylase/L-ornithine N(5)-oxygenase family protein, which produces MSTLPEPRETYDFIGIGLGPFNLGLACLTEPIDELSGLFLESKPNFEWHSGMFLEGAHLQTPFMSDLVTLADPTSPYSFLNYLKESGRLYSFYIRENFYPLRTEYNDYCRWAAAKLRSVRFHQTVASVSYDAEGEVYVVRTADDVFRARRLVLGTGTPPYIPEACQDLGGDFLHNSRYLDHKEALQQKESITLVGSGQSAAEIYYDLLSEIDVHGYRLNWVTRSSRFFPLEYTKLTLEMTSPEYIDYFHALPETTRYRLETEQKGLFKGIDGELIDSIFDLLYQKSLKGPVPTRLLTNSALLSAGYENGTYTLGLRQEEQGKEFELSTEGLILATGYKYVTPAFLEPVAGRIRRDGQGRFDVARNYSIDTAGHEIFLQNASVHTHSITSPDLGMGAYRNAYIIGELLGTEYYPVEKSIAFQEFSV; this is translated from the coding sequence TTGTCCACGCTTCCTGAACCCCGTGAGACGTACGACTTCATCGGGATCGGGCTCGGCCCCTTCAATCTCGGCCTCGCCTGCCTGACCGAGCCGATCGACGAACTGAGCGGCCTGTTCCTGGAATCCAAGCCGAACTTCGAATGGCACTCGGGGATGTTCCTCGAGGGCGCCCACCTCCAGACTCCCTTCATGTCGGACCTGGTCACCCTCGCCGACCCCACCTCGCCCTACTCCTTCCTGAACTACCTGAAGGAATCGGGGCGGCTGTACTCCTTCTACATCCGCGAGAACTTCTATCCGCTGCGGACCGAGTACAACGACTACTGCCGCTGGGCCGCCGCCAAGCTGCGCAGCGTCCGTTTCCACCAGACCGTGGCCTCGGTGTCGTACGACGCAGAGGGCGAGGTGTACGTCGTGCGCACCGCCGACGACGTATTCCGTGCCCGCCGTCTCGTCCTGGGCACCGGCACCCCGCCTTACATCCCCGAGGCCTGCCAGGACCTCGGCGGCGACTTCCTGCACAACTCCCGCTACCTGGACCACAAGGAAGCGCTGCAGCAGAAGGAGTCGATCACTCTCGTCGGCAGCGGCCAGAGCGCGGCGGAGATCTACTACGACCTGCTCTCCGAGATCGATGTGCACGGCTACCGGCTCAACTGGGTCACGCGCTCCTCGCGGTTCTTCCCGCTGGAGTACACCAAGCTCACGCTGGAAATGACCTCGCCGGAGTACATCGACTACTTCCACGCACTGCCGGAGACCACCCGCTACCGGCTGGAGACGGAGCAGAAGGGCCTGTTCAAGGGCATCGACGGGGAGCTGATCGACTCGATCTTCGATCTGCTCTACCAGAAGAGCCTCAAGGGCCCGGTCCCCACCCGGCTGCTGACCAACTCCGCGCTGCTGAGCGCCGGTTACGAGAACGGCACCTACACCCTCGGGCTGCGTCAGGAGGAGCAGGGCAAGGAGTTCGAGCTGAGCACCGAGGGCCTGATCCTGGCCACCGGGTACAAGTACGTCACTCCCGCGTTCCTGGAGCCCGTCGCCGGCCGGATCCGCCGGGACGGCCAAGGCCGCTTCGACGTCGCCCGCAACTACTCCATCGACACCGCCGGGCACGAGATCTTCCTGCAGAACGCGAGCGTGCACACGCACTCGATCACCTCGCCCGACCTGGGCATGGGCGCGTACCGCAACGCGTACATCATCGGTGAGCTGCTGGGGACCGAGTACTACCCCGTAGAAAAGTCCATCGCGTTCCAGGAGTTCTCCGTATGA
- a CDS encoding siderophore-interacting protein — MTTPAELAPFRFFDLQVVRTRRLGPSMVRITFGGEDLKDFAAGGRDQSLSLFLPHPGQDEPVVPVDPGGDMYATLGAWRAMPDDVRAVMRSYTVREQRREPNEVDIDFALHAAPSAADAAGVGPACHWAGQAAPGHRVKVLGPAVTDNTGVRCRPPEDTDWVLIWADETALPAAAAILEWLPAGLKARVWLEVQHAEDRQELKTAADAAITWLVRDEGAPSAPEAVGAAEFPDGTPYAWIAGESGSVKALRRHLVGDRQIDRRRVTFVGYWRRGVSEDGLREETPAEETD, encoded by the coding sequence ATGACGACGCCGGCCGAGCTCGCCCCGTTCCGCTTCTTCGACCTTCAGGTTGTACGGACCCGGCGGCTCGGCCCGTCCATGGTCCGGATCACCTTCGGGGGCGAGGACCTCAAGGACTTCGCCGCCGGAGGCCGCGACCAGTCCCTCTCGCTCTTCCTGCCGCACCCCGGCCAGGACGAACCGGTCGTACCGGTGGACCCGGGCGGGGACATGTACGCGACGCTCGGCGCGTGGCGGGCCATGCCCGACGACGTACGGGCCGTCATGCGCTCGTACACCGTGCGGGAGCAGCGGCGCGAACCGAACGAGGTCGACATCGACTTCGCGCTCCACGCTGCGCCGTCGGCCGCTGACGCGGCCGGCGTCGGACCGGCCTGCCACTGGGCGGGCCAGGCCGCGCCCGGCCACCGTGTGAAGGTGCTCGGCCCCGCCGTCACCGACAACACCGGCGTACGCTGCCGGCCGCCCGAGGACACCGACTGGGTGCTGATCTGGGCGGACGAGACGGCGCTTCCCGCCGCCGCGGCGATCCTGGAGTGGCTCCCGGCCGGCCTGAAGGCCCGGGTCTGGCTCGAGGTGCAGCACGCCGAGGACCGCCAGGAGCTGAAGACGGCCGCGGACGCCGCCATCACCTGGCTCGTGCGGGACGAGGGCGCCCCGTCCGCCCCGGAGGCGGTCGGTGCCGCCGAGTTCCCCGACGGCACTCCGTACGCATGGATCGCCGGCGAGTCGGGCAGCGTCAAGGCCCTTCGCCGTCATCTCGTGGGCGACCGTCAGATCGACCGCCGCCGTGTCACGTTCGTCGGCTACTGGCGGCGCGGCGTGAGCGAGGACGGACTGCGCGAGGAAACCCCGGCCGAAGAAACCGACTAG
- a CDS encoding GNAT family N-acetyltransferase — MTFSVRPLDPFSDAELLHGWVTHPKAAFWMMQDAKLQDVEREYMAISAHEHHHAFIGLKDGEPVFLMERYDPAHVELKGLYDARPGDVGMHFLVAPTDTPVHGFTRDVITAVMEELFADETTQRVVVEPDVRNKAVHALNEAVGFEIVEKIEKPEKDAYLSVCTREQFMAAREVAR; from the coding sequence ATGACCTTCTCCGTCCGCCCCCTCGACCCCTTCTCCGACGCGGAGCTGCTGCACGGGTGGGTCACCCACCCCAAGGCCGCGTTCTGGATGATGCAGGACGCAAAGCTCCAGGACGTGGAGCGCGAGTACATGGCGATATCCGCCCATGAGCACCACCACGCCTTCATAGGCCTCAAGGACGGTGAGCCCGTCTTCCTGATGGAGCGCTACGACCCGGCGCATGTCGAGCTGAAGGGTCTGTACGACGCCCGGCCGGGCGACGTCGGCATGCACTTCCTGGTCGCGCCGACCGACACGCCTGTGCACGGCTTCACCCGCGACGTGATCACCGCGGTGATGGAGGAGCTGTTCGCGGACGAGACCACCCAGCGTGTCGTGGTCGAGCCGGATGTGCGCAACAAGGCCGTCCACGCCCTCAACGAGGCGGTGGGCTTCGAGATCGTCGAGAAGATCGAGAAGCCGGAGAAGGACGCGTATCTGAGCGTGTGCACGCGCGAGCAGTTCATGGCTGCGCGAGAGGTGGCCCGATGA
- a CDS encoding hydroxymethylglutaryl-CoA lyase, with protein sequence MTDGLPMAVPVPDLPPRVRIHEVGARDGLQNESAVVPTEVKAEFIHRLADAGLSTVEATSFVHPKWVPQLADAEQLFPLLGDIEGVALPVLVPNERGLERATALGARRIAVFASATETFARRNLNRTVDESLAMFEPVVAKARADKIHVRGYLSMCFGDPWEGPVPVHQVVRVAKALMDLGCDELSLGDTIGVATPGHVQSLLSRLNEEGVPTSAIGVHFHDTYGQALANTLASLQHGVTTVDASAGGLGGCPYAKSATGNLATEDLVWMLHGLGIETGVDLGRLTATSMWLAERLGRPSPSRTVRALSHKES encoded by the coding sequence ATGACCGACGGGCTGCCCATGGCCGTTCCCGTACCGGATCTGCCGCCCCGCGTCCGCATCCACGAGGTCGGCGCCCGCGACGGCCTGCAGAACGAGAGCGCGGTCGTCCCGACCGAGGTCAAGGCGGAGTTCATCCACCGCCTCGCCGACGCCGGGCTGAGCACCGTCGAGGCGACCAGCTTCGTCCACCCCAAGTGGGTGCCCCAACTCGCCGACGCCGAGCAGCTGTTTCCGCTGCTCGGCGACATCGAGGGCGTCGCCCTGCCCGTCCTCGTACCGAACGAACGCGGACTCGAGCGGGCCACGGCGCTCGGCGCGCGCCGGATCGCCGTGTTCGCCAGCGCGACCGAGACCTTCGCCCGGCGCAATCTCAACCGCACCGTGGACGAGTCGCTCGCCATGTTCGAGCCGGTCGTGGCCAAGGCCCGCGCCGACAAGATCCATGTCCGCGGCTATCTCTCCATGTGCTTCGGCGACCCGTGGGAGGGTCCGGTCCCCGTCCACCAGGTCGTCCGGGTCGCGAAGGCGCTCATGGACCTCGGCTGCGACGAGCTCAGCCTCGGCGACACCATCGGGGTGGCCACGCCCGGCCATGTGCAGAGCCTGCTCTCCCGGCTCAACGAGGAGGGCGTGCCCACCTCCGCGATCGGCGTGCACTTCCACGACACCTACGGGCAGGCCCTCGCCAACACCCTCGCCTCGCTGCAGCACGGTGTGACCACCGTGGACGCCTCCGCGGGCGGCCTCGGCGGCTGCCCGTACGCCAAGAGCGCGACCGGAAACCTCGCCACCGAAGACCTCGTGTGGATGCTCCACGGCCTCGGCATCGAAACCGGGGTCGACCTCGGCCGGCTCACCGCCACGAGCATGTGGCTGGCCGAGCGGCTGGGCCGCCCCAGCCCCTCCCGTACCGTCCGCGCCCTCTCCCACAAGGAGTCGTAG
- a CDS encoding acetyl-CoA carboxylase biotin carboxylase subunit has translation MFDTVLVANRGEIAVRVIRTLRTLGVRSVAVFSDADAQARHVREADTAVRIGPAPAAESYLCVDRLLDAAARTGAQAVHPGYGFLAENAGFAQACAEAGLVFIGPPASAISLMGDKIRAKETVQAAGVPVVPGSAGSGLSDAQLADAAREIGMPVLLKPSAGGGGKGMRLTRVESALLEEIAAARREARASFGDDTLLVERWIDRPRHIEIQVLADSHGNVIHLGERECSLQRRHQKIIEEAPSVLLDEATRAAMGEAAVQAARSCGYRGAGTVEFIVPGNDPSAYYFMEMNTRLQVEHPVTELITGLDLVEWQLRVAAGEQLPFTQEDIALTGHAVEARICAEDPSRGFLPSGGTVLALHEPQGDGVRTDSGLSEGTEVGSLYDPMLSKVIAYGPDRPTALRRLRAALADTVTLGVPTNAGFLRRLLAHPAVVSGELDTGLVEREADDLVPDGIPDEVYEAAAAVREAELAPRQDSDWTDPFSVPSGWRMGSEPVPVTHHLRAAGCEPVAHRLRDRSGYRVAPDRVSVTVDGVLHTFARAGSWLGRDGDSWHIQDHDPVAAALTGSAHAGADTLAAPMPGTVTVVKVAVGDEVAAGQSLLVVEAMKMEHVISAPHAGTVTELDVTAGSTVAMDQILAVVTPREEA, from the coding sequence ATGTTCGACACCGTCCTTGTCGCCAACCGTGGCGAGATCGCCGTACGGGTCATACGCACCCTGCGGACGCTCGGCGTCCGTTCCGTCGCCGTGTTCAGCGACGCGGACGCGCAGGCCCGGCACGTGCGGGAGGCGGACACGGCGGTCCGTATCGGCCCCGCGCCCGCCGCCGAGAGCTATCTCTGCGTCGACCGGCTGCTGGACGCGGCGGCGCGCACCGGCGCGCAGGCGGTCCACCCGGGCTACGGCTTCCTCGCCGAGAACGCCGGATTCGCGCAGGCGTGTGCGGAGGCGGGGCTGGTCTTCATCGGCCCGCCCGCCTCGGCGATCTCGCTGATGGGCGACAAGATCCGCGCCAAGGAGACGGTGCAGGCGGCGGGCGTCCCGGTCGTCCCGGGCTCCGCGGGCAGCGGCCTGTCCGATGCCCAACTTGCCGACGCGGCACGGGAGATCGGCATGCCGGTCCTGCTGAAGCCCTCGGCGGGCGGCGGCGGCAAGGGCATGCGGCTGACCCGCGTGGAGTCCGCGCTTCTGGAGGAGATCGCGGCGGCCCGCCGCGAGGCGCGTGCCTCTTTCGGTGACGACACGCTGCTGGTGGAGCGGTGGATCGACCGTCCCCGGCACATCGAGATCCAGGTCCTGGCGGACAGCCACGGCAACGTGATCCACCTGGGTGAGCGCGAGTGCTCGTTGCAGCGCCGCCACCAGAAGATCATCGAGGAGGCGCCGAGCGTCCTGCTGGACGAGGCGACACGCGCCGCCATGGGCGAGGCGGCGGTCCAGGCGGCCCGGTCCTGCGGTTACCGGGGCGCGGGCACGGTGGAGTTCATCGTCCCGGGCAACGACCCTTCCGCGTACTACTTCATGGAGATGAACACCCGCCTCCAGGTCGAGCACCCGGTGACGGAGCTGATCACCGGCCTGGACCTGGTCGAGTGGCAGCTGCGGGTCGCCGCCGGTGAGCAACTGCCCTTCACCCAGGAGGACATCGCACTCACGGGCCATGCGGTCGAGGCCCGTATCTGCGCGGAGGACCCGTCGCGCGGCTTCCTGCCCTCCGGCGGCACGGTCCTCGCCCTGCACGAGCCGCAGGGCGACGGGGTGCGCACCGACTCGGGCCTGAGCGAGGGCACAGAGGTCGGCAGCCTGTACGACCCGATGCTGTCCAAGGTCATTGCGTACGGCCCCGACCGGCCGACCGCCCTGCGCCGCCTGCGCGCGGCCCTCGCCGACACGGTCACCCTCGGCGTCCCGACGAACGCGGGCTTTCTGCGCCGCCTGCTGGCCCACCCGGCGGTGGTGTCGGGCGAGTTGGACACGGGCCTGGTGGAGCGGGAGGCGGACGATCTGGTGCCCGACGGCATCCCGGACGAGGTGTACGAAGCCGCGGCAGCGGTCCGGGAGGCCGAGCTGGCTCCCCGGCAGGACTCCGACTGGACCGACCCGTTCTCCGTCCCGAGCGGCTGGCGCATGGGCAGCGAGCCCGTGCCCGTCACCCACCATCTGCGCGCGGCGGGGTGCGAACCCGTCGCTCACCGGCTGAGGGACCGGAGCGGATACCGGGTCGCGCCCGACCGGGTCTCGGTGACCGTGGACGGGGTGCTGCACACCTTCGCCCGCGCCGGGTCCTGGCTCGGCCGGGACGGGGACTCCTGGCACATCCAGGACCACGACCCCGTCGCCGCCGCGCTCACCGGCAGCGCGCACGCCGGTGCGGACACCCTCGCCGCGCCCATGCCCGGGACCGTCACCGTCGTCAAGGTCGCCGTCGGGGACGAGGTGGCCGCCGGACAGAGTCTGCTCGTCGTGGAGGCGATGAAGATGGAGCACGTCATCTCCGCCCCGCACGCCGGCACCGTCACCGAGCTGGATGTCACAGCCGGCTCGACCGTCGCCATGGACCAGATCCTGGCGGTCGTCACCCCGAGGGAGGAAGCATGA
- a CDS encoding ABC transporter substrate-binding protein, protein MPNARPSQLTRRGLLAAGSALGLGAALAACGTGDDKGGAGKADGKSGPWSFKDDRGTTVKLDSTPKNIVAFTGTAAALYDYGVHVKGVFGPTTTPDDKPDVQAGDLDVTKVEVIGNAYGEFKIEKYVALAPDLLITNMWAKDDPWYVPPQSKDKIMKVADSVLLWAAETTMQKALERNAELAASLGGDVKGKKATDAKARFEKAAARLRAAAKSKPGIKVLIGSGSQDLFYVSVPKMSADTLYFQELGVKFVEPKPDKDGFFEPLSWENAGKYGADVIILDNRTGTLQADSLKSKPTWAKLPAVKAGQVIPRVTEPIYSYDKCAPILEDLAKAIETAKKVA, encoded by the coding sequence ATGCCCAACGCCCGCCCCTCCCAACTCACCCGTCGCGGCCTGCTCGCCGCCGGCAGCGCGCTCGGGCTCGGCGCCGCTCTTGCCGCCTGCGGCACGGGCGACGACAAGGGCGGCGCAGGCAAGGCCGACGGGAAGTCCGGTCCCTGGTCCTTCAAGGACGACCGCGGCACCACCGTGAAGCTGGACTCCACCCCCAAGAACATCGTCGCCTTCACCGGCACGGCCGCCGCCCTCTACGACTACGGCGTCCACGTCAAGGGCGTCTTCGGCCCGACGACGACCCCGGACGACAAGCCCGACGTCCAGGCCGGCGACCTCGATGTCACCAAGGTCGAGGTCATCGGCAACGCCTACGGCGAGTTCAAGATCGAGAAGTACGTGGCCCTCGCGCCCGACCTGCTGATCACGAACATGTGGGCCAAGGACGACCCGTGGTACGTCCCGCCGCAGTCCAAGGACAAGATCATGAAGGTCGCCGACAGCGTGCTGCTGTGGGCCGCCGAGACCACCATGCAGAAGGCCCTGGAGCGCAACGCCGAGCTCGCCGCGTCGCTCGGCGGCGACGTCAAGGGCAAGAAGGCCACCGACGCCAAGGCCCGCTTCGAGAAGGCCGCCGCCCGGCTGCGCGCCGCCGCGAAGTCCAAGCCCGGCATCAAGGTCCTCATCGGCTCCGGCAGCCAGGACCTCTTCTACGTCTCCGTGCCGAAGATGTCCGCCGACACGCTCTACTTCCAGGAGCTGGGCGTGAAGTTCGTCGAGCCGAAGCCCGACAAGGATGGCTTCTTCGAGCCTCTCAGCTGGGAGAACGCCGGCAAGTACGGCGCCGACGTCATCATCCTGGACAACCGCACCGGCACCCTGCAGGCCGACTCCCTGAAGAGCAAGCCGACCTGGGCCAAGCTGCCCGCCGTCAAGGCCGGCCAGGTCATCCCGCGCGTCACGGAGCCGATCTACTCCTACGACAAGTGCGCGCCGATCCTCGAGGACCTCGCGAAGGCCATCGAGACCGCGAAGAAGGTCGCCTGA
- a CDS encoding acyl-CoA dehydrogenase family protein, which produces MSLDHRLSAEHEELRRTVEAFAHDVVAPKIGDFYERHEFPYEIVREMGRMGLFGLPFPEEYGGMGGDYLALGIALEELARVDSSVAITLEAGVSLGAMPVYRFGTEEQKQEWLPRLCSGELLGAFGLTEPDGGSDAGGTKTTAVRDGGEWVINGSKCFITNAGTDITGLVTVTAVTGRTADGKPLISSIIVPSGTPGFTVAAPYSKVGWNASDTRELSFADVRVPLANLLGEEGRGYAQFLRILDEGRVAISALATGLAQGCVDESLKYAKERHAFGRPIGDNQAIQFKIADMEMRAYMARVGWRDAASRLVQGEPFKKEAALAKLYSSTVAVDNAREATQIHGGYGFMNEYPVARMWRDSKILEIGEGTSEVQRILIARELGLPS; this is translated from the coding sequence ATGTCGCTCGACCATCGGCTCTCCGCCGAACACGAGGAACTCCGCCGTACCGTCGAGGCGTTCGCGCACGATGTGGTGGCCCCCAAGATCGGCGACTTCTACGAGCGCCATGAATTCCCGTACGAGATCGTCCGCGAGATGGGCCGCATGGGTCTGTTCGGCCTGCCCTTCCCCGAGGAGTACGGCGGGATGGGCGGCGACTATCTCGCCCTCGGCATCGCGCTGGAGGAGCTGGCGCGCGTCGACTCGTCCGTCGCGATCACTCTCGAGGCAGGGGTCTCGCTGGGCGCGATGCCGGTCTACCGCTTCGGCACGGAGGAGCAGAAGCAGGAGTGGCTGCCGCGGCTCTGCTCGGGCGAGCTGCTCGGTGCGTTCGGGCTGACCGAGCCGGACGGCGGCTCGGACGCGGGCGGCACGAAGACCACGGCCGTCCGGGACGGCGGCGAGTGGGTGATCAACGGCTCGAAGTGCTTCATCACCAACGCGGGCACGGACATCACGGGCCTGGTCACGGTCACGGCGGTCACGGGCCGCACCGCCGACGGCAAGCCGCTGATCTCCTCGATCATCGTCCCGTCCGGCACCCCCGGCTTCACGGTCGCCGCTCCGTACTCCAAGGTCGGGTGGAACGCCTCGGACACCCGTGAGCTGTCCTTCGCCGACGTACGGGTGCCGCTGGCGAACCTGCTGGGCGAGGAGGGCCGCGGGTACGCCCAGTTCCTGCGCATCCTGGACGAGGGCCGCGTCGCGATCTCGGCGCTGGCGACGGGGCTCGCGCAGGGCTGTGTGGACGAGTCCCTGAAGTACGCCAAGGAGCGGCACGCCTTCGGTCGCCCGATCGGCGACAACCAGGCGATCCAGTTCAAGATCGCCGACATGGAGATGCGGGCGTACATGGCGCGGGTCGGCTGGCGCGACGCGGCGTCCCGGCTGGTGCAGGGCGAGCCGTTCAAGAAGGAGGCGGCCCTCGCCAAGCTCTACTCGTCCACGGTGGCGGTGGACAACGCCCGCGAGGCCACGCAGATCCACGGCGGCTACGGCTTCATGAACGAGTACCCGGTGGCCAGGATGTGGCGCGACTCCAAGATCCTGGAAATCGGCGAGGGCACGAGCGAGGTCCAGCGCATACTGATCGCACGGGAGTTGGGCCTGCCGAGCTGA
- a CDS encoding aspartate aminotransferase family protein: protein MRSHLLNDATAEHYRRSVTEGVERVANRLATTRRPFTGVTPDELAPVVSAVDLDQPLGDASAALDELETVYLRDAVYFHHPRYLGHLNCPVVIPAVLGEAVLSAVNSSLDTWDQSAGGTLIERRLIDWTSQRIGFGPAADGVFTSGGTQSNLQALLLAREEAKTSDLAKLRIFTSECSHFSVQKSAKLLGLGPDAVVSIPADRNKRMQTVTLAAELARCADEGLTPMAVVATAGTTDFGSIDPLPEIAELAEQYGTWMHVDAAYGCGLLASLTRRHLLDGIERADSVTMDYHKSFFQPVSSSAILVRDGATLRHATYHADYLNPRQTLEVGEPPVPEGLRGSIPNQVDKSLQTTRRFDALKLWMTLRVMGADGVGQLFDEVCDLAAAGWEMLAADPRYDVVVQPQLSTLVYRYIPEALTSPTLIDRANLHARKALFASGEAVVAGTKVDGRQYLKFTLLNPETTTEDIAAVLELIAGHAEQYLGENLVHAS, encoded by the coding sequence ATGCGCTCGCACCTGCTCAATGACGCAACGGCGGAGCACTACCGACGCTCCGTGACCGAAGGAGTCGAGCGGGTGGCGAACCGACTCGCCACAACCCGACGGCCGTTCACGGGCGTGACCCCCGACGAGCTCGCTCCGGTGGTCTCCGCGGTCGACCTGGACCAGCCCCTGGGCGATGCCTCCGCCGCCCTCGACGAGCTGGAGACCGTCTATCTCCGTGACGCCGTCTACTTCCACCACCCCCGCTACCTCGGCCACCTCAACTGCCCGGTCGTCATCCCGGCCGTTCTCGGCGAGGCCGTGCTCTCCGCCGTCAACTCCTCGCTCGACACCTGGGACCAGAGCGCCGGCGGCACCCTCATCGAGCGCCGCCTGATCGACTGGACCTCGCAGCGAATAGGCTTCGGCCCGGCCGCGGACGGTGTGTTCACCAGTGGCGGTACGCAGTCCAACCTCCAGGCGCTGCTGCTCGCCCGTGAGGAGGCCAAGACCTCCGACCTCGCGAAACTGCGTATCTTCACCTCGGAGTGCAGCCACTTCAGCGTGCAGAAGTCGGCGAAGCTGCTCGGACTCGGCCCCGATGCTGTCGTCTCGATCCCCGCCGACCGCAACAAGCGGATGCAGACGGTCACGCTCGCCGCCGAGCTGGCGCGCTGCGCGGACGAGGGCCTGACCCCCATGGCCGTCGTCGCCACCGCCGGCACCACCGACTTCGGCTCCATCGACCCGCTGCCCGAGATCGCCGAGCTGGCCGAGCAGTACGGCACCTGGATGCACGTGGACGCGGCGTACGGCTGCGGACTGCTCGCCTCCCTCACCCGCCGCCACCTCCTGGACGGCATCGAGCGCGCGGACTCGGTCACCATGGACTACCACAAGTCCTTCTTCCAGCCGGTGAGCTCGTCCGCGATCCTGGTACGGGACGGGGCCACGCTCCGGCACGCCACGTACCACGCGGACTACCTCAACCCGCGGCAAACGCTCGAAGTGGGGGAACCTCCCGTGCCCGAAGGGCTGCGGGGGAGCATCCCCAACCAGGTCGACAAGTCCCTCCAGACCACGCGCCGCTTCGACGCGCTCAAGCTCTGGATGACACTGCGCGTGATGGGCGCCGACGGTGTCGGACAGCTCTTCGACGAGGTCTGCGACCTGGCCGCGGCCGGCTGGGAGATGCTCGCCGCCGACCCGCGCTACGACGTCGTGGTCCAGCCTCAGCTGTCCACCCTGGTCTACCGGTACATCCCCGAGGCCCTCACCAGTCCCACGCTGATCGACCGCGCCAACCTCCACGCCCGCAAGGCGCTCTTCGCGTCCGGCGAGGCCGTGGTCGCCGGCACCAAGGTCGACGGCCGCCAGTACCTGAAGTTCACCCTGCTCAACCCTGAGACGACTACCGAAGACATCGCCGCCGTCCTCGAGCTGATTGCCGGTCACGCCGAGCAGTACCTTGGAGAGAACCTTGTCCACGCTTCCTGA